In Thermodesulfobacteriota bacterium, the following are encoded in one genomic region:
- a CDS encoding IS1380 family transposase codes for MLQITHNINKLKGNSSPKQTYLLVRFISDAQGPKNLQISFSGKRLTHFGGVYLLYCFFKKIQLKPKLGKELSFSQRNNRFTISEELLSLIYPIILGLGHIETSHLLRHNGVFQYLTGLPTYPNLTTLRRFLLRMAPLALPKLRALHDKLLSMMSGKPEKPTAVIFDLDSTMLKLYGKQELARVGYNPLKPGRVSYHPLLCFNGLTKDYWHGELRSGDTHTSTGAIQLLQASFAKLPESVIKTIKVRADKGFFDHEIIEAIEDKAQFIIVAKATKPIKRKLQSLRYQKHSSGAESSEFYYQPHRWSKRYRFIAIRRPLPEEQTQQLSLFTLGRYSYQVFVTNMKLTPLNCWKFYNQRAAVELIIKELKHDYPLAKIPTKYFQANEAYFHILLFAYNLLNWFKRLCLPKEYHPLTLSTLRYRLLLIPGEFVRSGNRPILKLPANFYYKEAFQHALKSIKILKL; via the coding sequence ATGTTGCAAATAACACATAATATCAATAAATTGAAGGGAAATTCTTCTCCGAAACAAACATACCTTTTAGTTAGGTTTATTTCGGATGCCCAGGGACCGAAAAATCTTCAAATCTCATTCAGCGGAAAACGGTTAACCCACTTTGGTGGTGTCTATCTTCTATATTGCTTCTTTAAGAAAATTCAACTCAAACCAAAGCTTGGAAAGGAACTCTCATTCAGTCAACGCAACAATCGTTTCACTATTTCAGAAGAACTATTGTCGCTCATTTATCCAATCATCCTCGGTCTTGGTCATATAGAAACATCACATCTTTTGAGACATAATGGTGTCTTTCAATATCTCACCGGGTTACCGACATATCCCAATCTAACTACACTCAGACGATTCCTGTTACGGATGGCCCCACTGGCATTACCTAAGCTCCGAGCCCTGCACGACAAACTGTTGTCCATGATGTCTGGAAAACCAGAAAAACCGACAGCGGTCATCTTCGATTTAGATTCAACTATGCTCAAACTCTATGGCAAACAAGAGTTGGCACGGGTTGGCTACAATCCTCTCAAACCCGGGCGAGTCTCCTATCATCCACTTCTCTGTTTCAATGGCCTTACCAAGGACTACTGGCACGGAGAACTCCGATCGGGCGATACACACACGTCTACCGGAGCAATCCAACTCCTGCAAGCATCGTTTGCCAAGCTGCCAGAATCAGTAATAAAAACCATCAAAGTACGCGCAGACAAAGGATTTTTCGACCACGAGATCATCGAGGCGATAGAAGACAAAGCTCAATTTATCATCGTTGCCAAAGCAACAAAACCCATCAAACGAAAACTTCAATCACTCCGATATCAAAAGCATTCCTCTGGAGCAGAGTCTTCCGAGTTTTACTATCAACCCCATCGATGGAGCAAACGGTATCGCTTTATTGCCATTCGTCGACCACTACCGGAAGAGCAAACACAACAACTCAGTTTATTTACCCTTGGTCGTTACAGTTATCAGGTCTTCGTCACCAATATGAAACTGACCCCGCTCAATTGCTGGAAGTTCTACAACCAGCGAGCAGCGGTCGAGCTGATTATCAAAGAACTCAAGCACGATTACCCCTTAGCCAAAATACCGACGAAATACTTCCAGGCAAACGAGGCATATTTTCATATCCTCTTATTTGCCTACAATCTATTGAATTGGTTTAAGCGATTATGTTTGCCGAAAGAATATCATCCTCTGACATTAAGCACTTTACGATATCGATTATTGCTCATCCCTGGAGAGTTCGTCAGGTCGGGGAATCGACCGATATTAAAACTTCCAGCAAATTTTTATTATAAAGAGGCATTTCAACATGCATTGAAAAGTATTAAAATATTGAAGCTTTAA